A single region of the Phycisphaerae bacterium RAS1 genome encodes:
- the cysS gene encoding Cysteine--tRNA ligase — protein sequence MPLKLYNTLGRKIEEFTPLAPPRVGMYVCGPTVYGHAHLGHAKSYVSFDAIVRWLRFSGYDVYYVQNITDVGHMTDNDEDAGEDKLIAEARRRGLHPMAVAETFTRSYLDDMDAMNLVRPDIMPRATGHISEQIELTQRLIDAGFAYVVNGSVYFDVGKDADYGKLSGRKTDELESGGRVAANDEKRSPLDFALWKRAEAAHIMRWPSPWGDGFPGWHLECSAMSQKYLGLTFDIHGGGLENQFPHHECEIAQSECAHDRPFARYWLHNNMCTLNGQKMSKSLGNGILLKDLFTAAGPIRDKAGNVLVERAFEPAVVKHFILTSHYRQTLDFSNDALLAAESGSYKLRDAMRTLAEMVQKAQTSKGAPPPRNPQIAGFLADILSRYSAAMNEDFNTAGAIAVLFEFVRQVNVWAGDAMRGQSPPRDDLADADALIKRLVNDALGYRWRDDAAARGGSKQDELIGLLAEIRNDARKTKNFALSDVIRNRLGAMGVELKDTPEGTKW from the coding sequence ATGCCGCTGAAGCTTTACAACACGCTCGGCCGAAAGATCGAGGAGTTCACGCCGCTCGCCCCGCCGCGGGTCGGCATGTACGTCTGCGGGCCGACCGTTTACGGCCACGCGCACCTCGGCCACGCCAAGAGCTACGTCAGCTTCGACGCGATCGTCCGCTGGCTGCGCTTCAGCGGCTACGACGTGTATTACGTGCAGAACATCACCGACGTCGGCCACATGACCGACAACGACGAGGACGCCGGGGAGGACAAGCTCATCGCCGAGGCGCGGCGGCGCGGGCTGCATCCGATGGCGGTCGCGGAGACCTTCACGCGCAGCTACCTCGACGACATGGACGCGATGAATCTCGTCCGGCCCGACATCATGCCGCGCGCGACGGGGCATATTTCGGAGCAGATCGAGCTGACGCAGAGGCTGATCGACGCCGGCTTCGCGTATGTCGTGAACGGCTCGGTCTATTTCGACGTGGGCAAAGACGCGGACTACGGCAAGCTGTCGGGGCGAAAGACGGACGAGCTGGAGTCCGGCGGGCGCGTCGCGGCCAACGATGAGAAACGCAGCCCGCTCGATTTCGCCTTGTGGAAGCGGGCGGAGGCGGCCCACATCATGCGCTGGCCCAGCCCGTGGGGCGACGGATTTCCCGGCTGGCATCTCGAATGCTCCGCGATGAGCCAGAAGTATCTCGGCCTGACGTTCGACATTCACGGCGGCGGGCTGGAGAACCAGTTTCCGCATCACGAGTGCGAAATCGCCCAGAGCGAGTGCGCCCACGACCGGCCCTTCGCCCGCTACTGGCTGCACAACAACATGTGCACGCTCAACGGGCAGAAGATGAGCAAGAGCCTGGGCAACGGGATTCTGCTGAAGGACCTGTTCACGGCCGCCGGGCCGATCCGCGACAAGGCGGGGAATGTGCTGGTCGAGCGGGCCTTCGAGCCGGCGGTGGTGAAGCACTTCATCCTGACGAGCCACTATCGGCAGACGCTGGATTTCTCGAACGACGCGCTGCTGGCGGCGGAGAGCGGGTCGTACAAGCTGCGCGACGCGATGCGGACGCTGGCGGAGATGGTGCAGAAGGCGCAAACTTCGAAAGGCGCGCCACCGCCGCGAAATCCGCAGATTGCGGGCTTCCTGGCGGATATCCTGTCGCGGTACAGCGCCGCGATGAATGAGGATTTCAACACGGCCGGTGCTATCGCGGTGCTGTTCGAGTTCGTGCGGCAGGTGAATGTGTGGGCCGGCGACGCGATGCGCGGCCAATCGCCGCCGCGCGACGACCTTGCCGACGCCGATGCGCTGATAAAGCGCCTGGTGAATGACGCGCTGGGGTATCGCTGGCGCGACGACGCGGCGGCCCGCGGTGGATCGAAGCAGGACGAGCTGATCGGACTGCTGGCGGAGATTCGCAACGACGCGCGCAAGACGAAAAATTTCGCCCTGTCGGACGTGATCCGCAACCGGCTGGGGGCGATGGGGGTAGAACTGAAGGATACGCCGGAGGGCACAAAATGGTGA
- the yxlF_3 gene encoding putative ABC transporter ATP-binding protein YxlF — protein MLAIETRDLCKHYGRRQVLRGVHLRVPSGSLFGFLGPNGAGKTTLIRILLGLLHPSSGDALLLGKDARRCGPQLRREIGYLPGDVRFYEQLTGRATLAFLDQARGGGTAAEIRRLAERFELDLDRTVRKYSRGMKQKLGLIQALMHRPRLLILDEPTTALDPLVQQTLYDELRAASAEGRTVLFSSHTLAEVEALCDQVAIVRDGVLIEQDRIDVLRARAVRHISAALRSDLNGAAPPDGLHITLHDGRRLSGTWAGEVSPLIRWLASLDVDDVSITPPDLEDLFLAYYSDRGAPR, from the coding sequence ATGCTCGCGATCGAGACGCGCGACCTGTGCAAACACTACGGCCGCCGACAGGTGCTCCGGGGCGTCCATCTGCGCGTCCCCAGCGGCTCGCTCTTCGGATTCCTCGGCCCCAACGGCGCCGGAAAAACCACGCTCATTCGCATCCTGCTCGGCCTGCTGCACCCCAGCTCCGGCGACGCGCTCTTGCTCGGAAAGGACGCACGGCGCTGCGGCCCGCAACTGCGCCGCGAAATCGGCTACCTGCCCGGCGACGTGCGCTTCTACGAGCAATTGACCGGCCGCGCAACGCTCGCGTTTTTGGACCAGGCCCGCGGCGGCGGGACCGCGGCCGAAATCCGGCGCCTCGCCGAGCGCTTCGAGCTCGACCTCGACCGGACCGTTCGCAAATACTCGCGCGGCATGAAGCAGAAACTGGGCCTGATCCAGGCCCTCATGCACCGGCCCCGGTTGCTCATCCTCGACGAGCCGACCACGGCGCTCGACCCGCTCGTGCAGCAGACGCTCTACGACGAGCTGCGGGCCGCGTCGGCGGAGGGGCGGACGGTGCTCTTCTCCAGCCACACGCTGGCCGAGGTTGAGGCGTTGTGCGATCAGGTCGCGATCGTCCGGGACGGCGTGCTGATCGAGCAGGACCGCATCGACGTACTCCGGGCGCGGGCCGTGCGGCACATTTCGGCCGCGCTGCGCAGCGACCTCAACGGCGCGGCCCCGCCCGACGGACTGCATATCACCCTCCACGACGGGCGGCGGCTGAGCGGCACCTGGGCCGGAGAGGTCTCGCCCCTGATTCGATGGTTGGCGAGCCTGGACGTGGACGACGTGTCGATCACGCCGCCCGATCTGGAGGACCTCTTTCTGGCCTACTACTCGGATCGCGGAGCGCCGCGATGA
- a CDS encoding ABC-2 family transporter protein: MNRAVVLKTARDTFWLALVATVGIMLFEMLFVRAMREVPVEIANYWLGHKVFSRLIEALVGARLAENLTPTTLVTIGFAHPLVFALTWALLLTVCTRVIVGEIERGTADLLLTLPISRTRIYLSTSVVWMLAGIPVSLAPWLGMCLAQRFVPLWEPIDLQRLAMLPVNLYLLYLSIGSSATLVSSLTSRRGAAVAIVLTALLASFVLNFLSALWPAAKHVAFVGILNYYQPLPMARDGVWPIGHLAALAGFALAAWLAGLIIFRRRDIPAA; encoded by the coding sequence ATGAACCGGGCCGTTGTGCTGAAAACCGCCCGCGACACGTTCTGGCTGGCGCTGGTCGCGACCGTGGGGATCATGCTCTTCGAAATGCTCTTCGTTCGCGCAATGCGCGAGGTGCCGGTCGAGATCGCCAACTACTGGCTGGGCCACAAGGTCTTCAGCCGGCTGATCGAGGCGCTGGTCGGCGCGCGGCTGGCGGAGAACCTCACGCCGACGACGCTGGTCACGATCGGATTTGCGCACCCGCTGGTCTTCGCGCTCACCTGGGCCCTGCTGCTGACGGTCTGCACGCGCGTCATCGTCGGTGAAATCGAGCGCGGCACGGCCGACCTGCTGCTCACGCTCCCGATTTCGCGCACGCGCATCTACCTGAGCACCAGCGTCGTCTGGATGCTGGCCGGAATCCCGGTCAGTCTCGCCCCGTGGCTGGGCATGTGCCTCGCGCAGCGCTTTGTGCCGCTGTGGGAGCCGATCGACCTGCAGCGACTGGCCATGTTGCCGGTCAATCTGTACCTGCTCTACCTCTCGATCGGCAGCTCCGCGACGCTGGTCTCGTCGCTCACTTCGCGCCGCGGGGCGGCCGTCGCGATCGTGCTCACCGCCTTGCTGGCCTCGTTCGTGCTCAATTTCCTCAGCGCGCTCTGGCCTGCGGCCAAACACGTCGCCTTCGTCGGCATCCTCAACTACTACCAGCCGCTGCCCATGGCCCGCGACGGCGTGTGGCCGATCGGACATCTGGCCGCGCTGGCGGGGTTTGCGCTGGCCGCGTGGCTTGCGGGGTTGATCATCTTCCGGCGCCGCGACATCCCGGCGGCGTAG
- a CDS encoding Epimerase family protein: protein MPVSADELFAWHARPGALQRLLPPDGSCRVVHGRDRLEPGSRVTLSVPIGPFRGTWVAEHGDFIPGRQFTDVQTRGPMAAWKHTHRCIPDGAARSVLEDEIEYRLPGGKLGAALLGRWMDRQLTRMFEFRHQRTRADLERHALFADRPRQRVIISGATGLVGSHLAAFLRTGGHRVEGLSRGDRSSCDGDIRWNPARGEIETAKLDGADVVVHLAGQSVAGLWTARRKRAIRESRVNGTTLLCRALARLPRKPHTLISASAIGYYGDRSDEELTEDSSPGTGFLADVAREWEAATVPARDAGIRVIQLRIGVVLAGDGGALAKMKTPFSLGLGGVISDGRQFMSWIAIDDLIGVIHWLMFTDRIVGPLNAVAPRAVTNRDFTKTLGRVLRRPTILPAPAAAVRLLLGEFGRETLLAGARVRPAVLEESGFPFLFPTLEAALRFELGR, encoded by the coding sequence ATGCCGGTCTCAGCCGACGAGCTGTTCGCCTGGCACGCGCGGCCGGGGGCGCTGCAGCGACTTCTGCCGCCCGACGGGTCGTGCCGCGTCGTTCATGGGCGCGACAGACTGGAGCCGGGCAGTCGGGTGACTCTGAGCGTGCCGATCGGGCCGTTTCGCGGAACCTGGGTGGCGGAGCACGGCGATTTCATTCCCGGCAGACAGTTCACCGATGTTCAAACGCGCGGGCCGATGGCCGCGTGGAAACACACGCACCGCTGCATCCCCGACGGCGCCGCGCGAAGCGTGCTGGAAGACGAAATCGAGTATCGGCTGCCTGGCGGGAAGCTCGGCGCGGCGCTGCTTGGTCGCTGGATGGATCGCCAACTGACGCGCATGTTCGAATTTCGCCATCAGCGGACGCGCGCCGACCTCGAGCGTCACGCCCTGTTCGCGGACCGGCCGCGGCAGCGGGTCATCATCAGCGGCGCGACCGGACTGGTCGGGTCGCACCTGGCCGCGTTTCTGCGCACCGGCGGCCACCGCGTGGAGGGCCTGAGCCGCGGCGACAGGAGCTCGTGCGACGGCGACATCCGCTGGAATCCCGCCCGCGGCGAGATCGAGACGGCGAAACTCGACGGAGCTGACGTCGTGGTCCATCTCGCCGGGCAGAGCGTTGCCGGCCTCTGGACGGCCAGGCGCAAGCGCGCCATTCGAGAAAGCCGCGTGAACGGCACAACGCTGCTGTGCAGGGCGCTCGCCCGCCTGCCCCGCAAGCCGCACACGCTGATCTCGGCCTCGGCGATCGGCTATTACGGCGACCGCAGCGATGAGGAGCTGACAGAGGACAGCTCGCCAGGGACGGGGTTCCTCGCCGACGTGGCCCGCGAGTGGGAAGCGGCGACGGTCCCGGCCCGCGACGCCGGCATCCGCGTCATTCAACTCCGGATCGGCGTTGTGCTGGCCGGCGACGGCGGGGCGCTAGCGAAAATGAAAACGCCTTTCTCGCTCGGCCTGGGCGGTGTCATCTCCGACGGTCGGCAGTTCATGAGCTGGATCGCGATCGACGATTTGATCGGCGTGATTCACTGGCTGATGTTCACCGATCGTATCGTCGGCCCGCTCAACGCCGTCGCCCCGCGGGCCGTCACCAACCGCGACTTCACGAAAACGCTCGGCCGCGTCCTGCGGCGTCCGACGATCCTCCCCGCGCCCGCCGCGGCCGTGCGGTTGCTGCTGGGCGAATTCGGCCGTGAGACGCTGCTGGCCGGCGCGCGCGTCCGGCCGGCGGTGTTGGAAGAGTCGGGATTTCCGTTTCTGTTTCCCACGCTCGAAGCGGCGCTTCGCTTCGAACTCGGCCGGTAG
- a CDS encoding Cortical protein marker for cell polarity — MEANYIAKWNGDGWSPLGSGMNFPVNCLTVFDDGSGPALYAGGSFTSAGGVPASRIAKWNGASWSPLGSGMSSTVYALTVFDDGSGPALFAGGGFTTAGDVESSRIAKWNGSSWSPLGAGVSDGTTVTAVYALTVFDDDSGPALYAGGDFSSAGGVTASRIAKWDGNSWCPLGGGVNDSVRAMTVFDDGSGPALYVGGDFTNAANGKVAASRIAKCDGIRWSPLDIGMSNGWVSALTVFDDGSGPALYAGGFFTTAGGVPANSIAKWNGSSWSALGIGMNNTVFDLTVFDDGVGAALFAGGLFTTAGGEAASRIGKWSGSNWSPLGSGISAGPFVSMVLAVTVFGDGSGPALYAGGNFSTAGGVLSSGIAVWGGCPRVLGDLNCDGAADVLDINPFVLALIDPVGYAAMFPDCNILNGDIDGDGHTTVLDINPFVDLLLSGC; from the coding sequence GTGGAGGCGAACTACATCGCCAAATGGAACGGCGACGGTTGGTCGCCTCTGGGTAGCGGGATGAACTTCCCGGTCAATTGCCTGACCGTGTTCGACGACGGAAGCGGCCCGGCACTCTATGCGGGCGGCAGCTTCACGAGCGCCGGCGGCGTGCCGGCTAGCCGGATCGCGAAATGGAACGGCGCCAGTTGGTCGCCGCTTGGCAGTGGGATGAGCAGCACGGTTTATGCACTGACCGTCTTCGACGACGGCAGTGGCCCGGCGCTGTTTGCGGGCGGTGGTTTCACTACTGCCGGCGATGTGGAGTCAAGCCGCATCGCTAAGTGGAACGGCAGCAGTTGGTCGCCGCTGGGTGCCGGGGTGAGCGACGGAACGACCGTCACGGCGGTCTACGCCCTGACCGTCTTCGACGACGACAGCGGCCCAGCACTGTACGCGGGCGGAGATTTCAGCAGCGCTGGCGGGGTGACGGCCAGCCGGATCGCGAAGTGGGATGGCAACAGTTGGTGCCCGCTGGGCGGCGGTGTAAACGACTCGGTCCGCGCCATGACCGTCTTCGACGACGGCAGCGGCCCGGCGCTCTACGTGGGCGGCGATTTCACCAACGCTGCCAACGGCAAGGTGGCTGCGAGCCGGATCGCCAAGTGCGACGGCATCCGCTGGTCGCCCCTCGACATCGGGATGTCCAACGGTTGGGTCAGCGCGCTGACCGTCTTTGACGACGGCAGCGGCCCGGCGCTCTACGCGGGCGGCTTCTTCACCACCGCTGGCGGTGTGCCGGCGAACTCCATCGCCAAGTGGAACGGAAGCAGTTGGTCGGCGCTGGGCATTGGGATGAACAACACAGTCTTCGACCTGACCGTGTTTGACGACGGCGTCGGGGCGGCGCTCTTCGCGGGCGGCCTCTTCACCACCGCTGGCGGCGAGGCGGCCAGCCGCATCGGCAAGTGGAGCGGCAGCAATTGGTCGCCGCTGGGCAGCGGGATCAGCGCGGGCCCATTTGTCTCTATGGTCCTCGCCGTGACAGTTTTCGGTGACGGCAGCGGCCCGGCGCTCTACGCGGGCGGGAATTTTTCCACCGCCGGCGGTGTGCTCTCATCGGGCATCGCCGTCTGGGGGGGGTGTCCTCGAGTTCTCGGCGACCTGAACTGCGACGGCGCCGCCGACGTGCTCGACATCAACCCGTTCGTGCTGGCGCTGATCGATCCGGTCGGCTATGCCGCCATGTTTCCGGATTGCAATATTCTGAATGGCGACATCGATGGCGACGGGCACACGACGGTGCTGGATATCAACCCGTTCGTCGATCTCTTGCTTTCGGGATGTTGA
- a CDS encoding Glycosyl hydrolases family 43, with protein MALSVPVWLSVLAVSICLAGCATTPHATTSHDSQAESPATLIPTTYCNPLNIDYAYSPIPEAIAQARHRATADPVIVPFRGDYYLFSTNQWGYWWSHDLIRWTCVPRRFLKPEHDVHDDLCAPAAWVMNDALYLIGSTEKPNFPIYASRDPRAGVWDEAVAAFELPAWDPAFFLDDDGRLYLYYGSSNATPIYGIEVDRRSLKPIGERRELIRLDDTIHGWERFGEAHDNTFLRPFIEGAWMTKQGGRYYLQYGAPGTEFSSYADGVYVGDHPLGPFTYQPHNPFSMKAGGFARGAGHGSTFPDQYGNWWHTATIAISVKNNFERRLGLWPAGFDGDGVLFCNTAYGDFPQRIPAGRFAAAAGTSTGWMLLNYAKPVQTSSTLGGFAPNFAVDEDIKTHWSAQTGGPGEWLQSDLGAVCTVRAMQVNYADQDAEFTSRTPGLYHCYKLFASADGAAWELMVDKSANRTDVPHDYVELPRPVEARYVRIENIHVPTGKFALSGLRIFGLGHGRKPAPVRHFTVLRGESERRNAWLKWFASDDATGYVIYTGTSPDKLYTSLMVFGANEVYFRAMDRDRPYYFQIEAFNENGSSSRTSLVKVD; from the coding sequence ATGGCCCTGTCCGTCCCGGTCTGGCTGTCGGTGCTCGCGGTCTCGATCTGCCTGGCCGGCTGTGCAACGACGCCGCACGCGACGACCTCGCACGATTCTCAAGCAGAATCGCCGGCGACCCTGATCCCGACGACCTACTGCAACCCGCTCAACATCGATTACGCCTACAGCCCGATCCCCGAGGCCATCGCGCAGGCCCGCCATCGCGCGACCGCCGACCCGGTTATCGTGCCGTTTCGCGGCGACTATTACCTGTTCTCGACCAATCAATGGGGTTACTGGTGGAGCCACGATCTGATCCGCTGGACTTGCGTGCCGCGACGCTTTCTGAAGCCCGAACACGACGTGCACGACGACCTGTGCGCCCCCGCCGCGTGGGTGATGAACGACGCTCTTTACCTGATCGGGAGCACGGAGAAGCCGAACTTCCCGATCTACGCGAGTCGCGACCCCAGGGCGGGCGTCTGGGATGAGGCGGTGGCGGCGTTCGAGCTGCCCGCCTGGGACCCGGCCTTCTTTCTTGACGACGATGGTCGCCTTTACCTGTACTACGGTTCGAGCAACGCCACGCCCATCTACGGCATCGAAGTTGATCGGCGCAGCCTGAAGCCGATCGGCGAGCGGCGCGAGCTGATCCGCCTCGACGACACGATTCACGGATGGGAGCGCTTCGGCGAAGCCCACGACAACACCTTTCTGCGCCCCTTCATTGAAGGGGCGTGGATGACCAAGCAAGGCGGGCGCTACTACCTGCAATATGGCGCACCCGGGACAGAGTTCAGCAGCTATGCCGACGGCGTGTACGTCGGCGATCATCCGCTCGGGCCATTCACCTATCAGCCGCACAATCCGTTCTCGATGAAGGCCGGCGGATTCGCCCGCGGCGCGGGGCATGGCTCGACCTTTCCGGACCAGTACGGAAACTGGTGGCACACAGCCACCATCGCCATCAGCGTCAAGAACAACTTTGAGCGGCGGCTCGGACTCTGGCCGGCGGGGTTTGACGGCGACGGAGTGCTCTTCTGCAACACGGCGTACGGCGACTTTCCGCAGCGGATTCCCGCGGGGCGCTTCGCCGCCGCCGCGGGCACGTCGACCGGGTGGATGTTGCTTAACTACGCCAAGCCGGTGCAGACGTCGTCGACGCTTGGCGGCTTCGCGCCGAATTTCGCCGTCGATGAGGACATCAAGACACATTGGAGCGCGCAGACCGGCGGCCCCGGCGAATGGCTGCAGAGCGACCTGGGCGCCGTCTGCACGGTCCGCGCGATGCAGGTGAACTACGCCGACCAGGACGCCGAATTCACCAGCCGAACGCCCGGCCTCTACCATTGCTACAAGCTGTTTGCGTCGGCGGACGGCGCCGCGTGGGAACTGATGGTCGACAAGAGCGCCAACCGCACCGATGTGCCGCACGATTACGTCGAGCTGCCCCGGCCCGTGGAGGCGCGCTACGTGCGGATCGAGAACATCCACGTTCCCACCGGCAAATTCGCCCTCAGCGGCCTGCGCATCTTCGGCCTGGGGCACGGCCGGAAGCCGGCGCCTGTTCGGCATTTCACCGTGCTCCGCGGCGAGTCTGAGCGGCGAAACGCCTGGCTGAAGTGGTTCGCGTCGGACGACGCGACCGGCTACGTCATTTACACCGGGACGTCGCCGGACAAGCTCTACACCAGCCTGATGGTCTTCGGAGCCAACGAAGTCTACTTTCGGGCGATGGACCGCGATCGGCCCTATTACTTTCAGATCGAGGCGTTCAACGAAAACGGCAGCTCCTCGCGTACGTCGCTGGTAAAGGTCGACTAG
- a CDS encoding Ribonuclease — MPELIFHGAAGEVTGSMHLIKLDGQHVALDCGLFQGRRAETDQKNRTMPLPPEQLAAVILSHAHTDHAGRLPCLTRAGFDGPIYCTPATRDLCALMLPDSAHIQQEDTFYINKKRRRQNLPPVEPLYDIRDAHATVRQMQTVAYGRWFSPLPGLLACYQDAGHMLGSAGVHLAFGKRNGSAPSLYFTGDLGSPNKPILRDPVPLPPADVLICESTYGGRVNESVADAKQMMRDAIKRTFDRGGKVIIPAFSVGRTQTMVYFLNQLMTSGDLPTYAVFVDSPLAVGATDVFRMHPDCYDEEALNFQKQSGDILGEGRVKYIRDVEESMKLHRRRTPCAIISASGMCETGRIQHHIKNNISNPKNLLLIPGYQAEHTLGRRLADGAREIRLFHENYPVRADVLQIHGFSGHADQNEIMNYVGPLRGQTGRVFLVHGEAAQSAALCEKLRGAGFDQVNVAERGARVEF, encoded by the coding sequence ATGCCGGAACTGATCTTTCACGGCGCCGCCGGCGAAGTCACCGGCTCGATGCATCTCATCAAGCTCGACGGCCAGCACGTCGCGCTCGACTGCGGCCTGTTCCAGGGCCGCCGGGCCGAGACCGACCAGAAGAACCGCACGATGCCGCTCCCGCCCGAGCAGCTTGCCGCGGTCATCCTGTCGCACGCGCACACGGATCACGCCGGGCGGCTGCCCTGCCTGACCCGGGCCGGCTTCGATGGCCCGATTTACTGCACGCCGGCGACGCGCGACCTGTGTGCGCTCATGCTGCCCGACTCGGCCCACATTCAGCAGGAAGACACGTTCTACATCAACAAGAAGCGCCGCCGGCAGAACCTGCCGCCGGTCGAGCCGCTCTATGACATTCGCGACGCGCACGCGACCGTGCGCCAAATGCAAACGGTAGCGTACGGCCGCTGGTTTTCGCCCTTGCCGGGGCTTCTGGCCTGCTACCAGGACGCCGGCCACATGCTCGGCTCGGCCGGCGTGCACCTGGCGTTCGGCAAGCGCAATGGCTCGGCGCCATCGCTGTATTTCACCGGCGACCTGGGCAGCCCCAACAAGCCGATCCTCCGCGACCCCGTCCCGCTCCCGCCGGCGGATGTGCTGATCTGCGAAAGCACGTACGGCGGGCGCGTGAATGAGTCGGTTGCGGACGCCAAGCAGATGATGCGCGACGCGATCAAGCGCACCTTCGATCGCGGCGGAAAGGTCATCATTCCGGCGTTTTCGGTGGGCCGGACGCAGACGATGGTCTATTTCCTCAACCAGCTCATGACCAGCGGCGACCTGCCGACATATGCGGTGTTCGTGGACAGTCCGCTCGCGGTCGGCGCAACCGACGTCTTCCGCATGCACCCGGACTGCTACGATGAAGAGGCGCTGAATTTCCAGAAGCAGTCGGGCGACATCCTCGGCGAAGGCCGCGTGAAGTACATCCGCGACGTCGAGGAAAGCATGAAGCTGCACCGCCGCCGCACGCCTTGCGCCATCATCTCCGCCAGCGGCATGTGCGAGACCGGCCGCATCCAGCACCATATCAAGAACAACATCAGCAATCCGAAGAACCTGCTGCTGATTCCCGGCTACCAGGCCGAACACACGCTGGGCCGGCGGCTGGCCGACGGCGCGAGAGAAATTCGGCTCTTCCATGAGAACTACCCGGTGCGCGCCGACGTGCTGCAGATCCACGGCTTCTCGGGCCACGCGGATCAGAACGAAATCATGAACTATGTCGGCCCGCTCCGGGGCCAGACCGGGCGTGTCTTCCTGGTGCACGGCGAAGCCGCTCAGAGCGCCGCGCTGTGCGAGAAGCTGCGCGGGGCGGGATTCGACCAGGTGAACGTGGCCGAGCGCGGTGCGCGGGTGGAGTTCTGA
- a CDS encoding hypothetical protein (Transcription termination factor Rho), whose product MAITVTPDVTPTTNGIGAPGASGILEMDPQGFGFLRDPKKHYVVRPDDAFVSLDAIRKFGLRGGELLTGPTQRVDKGNRSLKLARIDSVDGVAADKWLAPSPLADTTAIDPTVPIRFDTPGGPLSMRIVSLFTPMGFGQRGLIVAAPRTGKTILLQQMAHGIATNHPDVYMIVLLVDERPEEVTEMSRNVRGEVIASSNDQDVNSHIRVARLVIERARRLAEMGRHIVVLLDSITRLARAFNSFVGSSGRTMTGGLDIKALQEPKQAFGSARNIENGGSLTIIGSALVQTGSRADEFIFQEFKGTGNMELVLDRELANLRIWPAIDLRQSGTRKEEKLLSPDAMRKQHLLRRHLDDLPPAKQMSTLLERMEKYPDLDSFLKSMQG is encoded by the coding sequence ATGGCCATTACAGTGACACCCGACGTGACCCCAACAACCAACGGCATCGGCGCCCCCGGCGCCTCCGGCATCCTCGAAATGGACCCGCAAGGATTCGGCTTCCTGCGCGATCCCAAGAAACACTACGTCGTCCGCCCCGACGACGCCTTCGTGTCGCTCGACGCGATCCGCAAGTTCGGTCTGCGCGGCGGCGAGCTCCTGACCGGGCCGACGCAGCGCGTCGACAAGGGCAATCGCAGCCTGAAGCTGGCCCGCATCGATTCGGTAGACGGCGTCGCCGCCGACAAGTGGCTGGCGCCGTCGCCGCTGGCCGACACCACCGCCATTGACCCGACCGTGCCGATCCGCTTTGACACGCCCGGCGGGCCGCTCTCGATGCGAATCGTCAGCCTCTTCACGCCGATGGGATTCGGGCAGCGCGGCCTGATCGTGGCGGCGCCGCGCACCGGCAAGACGATTCTCCTGCAGCAGATGGCGCACGGCATCGCCACGAACCACCCGGACGTCTACATGATCGTTCTGCTGGTGGACGAGCGGCCCGAGGAAGTGACCGAGATGAGCCGCAATGTCCGTGGCGAAGTGATCGCCTCCAGCAACGATCAGGATGTGAACTCGCACATTCGCGTGGCGCGGCTCGTGATTGAGCGCGCCCGCCGCCTGGCGGAAATGGGCCGGCACATCGTCGTGCTGCTCGATTCGATCACACGCCTGGCGCGCGCCTTCAACAGCTTCGTCGGCAGCAGCGGCCGCACCATGACCGGCGGCCTCGACATCAAGGCCCTGCAGGAGCCCAAGCAGGCCTTCGGCTCGGCCCGCAACATCGAGAACGGCGGCTCGCTGACGATCATCGGTTCGGCCCTGGTGCAGACCGGCAGCCGCGCGGACGAGTTCATCTTTCAGGAATTCAAGGGCACCGGCAACATGGAGCTGGTGCTGGACCGCGAACTGGCCAACTTGCGCATCTGGCCGGCGATCGATCTGCGCCAATCGGGCACACGCAAAGAGGAAAAATTGCTTTCGCCAGACGCAATGCGGAAGCAGCACCTGCTGCGGCGGCACCTGGACGATCTTCCGCCGGCCAAGCAGATGAGCACGCTTCTGGAGCGGATGGAAAAATACCCCGACCTCGACAGCTTCCTGAAGAGCATGCAAGGCTGA
- a CDS encoding Electron transfer DM13, which produces MPGKTADCRRLIVVASCCVLALLGGCPMDAGAGNANDNNANDNAAAGDVAIGQTVELTTRLHNASGTLRVVDARTLQVDNFTFDGGGIDVFVVGSATGDYAGGVKLSADLIRDGGYNNETLTLPLPDGVELADVRHVSIWCQTAGISFADAALN; this is translated from the coding sequence GTGCCTGGGAAAACCGCCGATTGCCGCCGCCTCATCGTCGTCGCATCCTGCTGCGTGCTCGCGCTGCTGGGCGGCTGCCCGATGGACGCCGGCGCCGGGAACGCCAATGACAACAACGCCAACGACAACGCGGCGGCCGGCGACGTCGCCATCGGGCAGACCGTCGAACTCACCACGCGCCTTCACAACGCCTCCGGAACGCTGCGCGTGGTCGACGCCCGGACGCTGCAAGTCGACAACTTCACCTTCGACGGCGGCGGGATTGACGTGTTCGTCGTCGGGTCGGCCACCGGTGATTATGCCGGCGGCGTGAAGCTCAGCGCGGACCTGATTCGCGACGGCGGATACAACAACGAAACACTCACGCTGCCGCTGCCGGACGGCGTCGAGCTGGCCGACGTGCGCCACGTGAGCATCTGGTGCCAGACCGCTGGCATCTCGTTCGCCGACGCCGCGCTCAACTAG